From Pleurocapsa sp. PCC 7319:
AAAAAAGCTAATCAATGGCGAGTATTGTCTCAAAAAACAATTAATGCCCCTTTAGTATTACCAGTTTTAATGACTAAAGGACCTCGTTGGAATACTCATGCAATCATAGGTACTTTAGGACCTTTTACTGTGCAAGAGTCTGTAGAAATAGATATTGAAACGGCTAATAATTCTGCTCGCTCTTGGATTGTAGCGGTTTATAGTTTCCCAGGATATAAAACTATTACTAGTCTTGAATCAGAGAGAATTAATCAAAGCGATAATTGGCACAAAATTCCCTTATCTCCTGGAAAATATTCTTTAGCAGTTCGCTACTACAATCGCTCTGATACTATTAATTATCCAGCAATTAAGGTAGATAAAAACTTGTATGTAGACACTCTGAATGTACCTAAGAACATTAATGACTATTATTACGATTTAATTAATGCCAAAAACTGGTTTTATTCTAGTTTGCATTATTATATTTTTACAATTCTCAAGTTTCGTAACTATCTACCAGAAACTTTTGTCCGCAGAGAATATTTACCTGTAGGCGCACCAGCTACCCACTTTGCCTATAATTACTTAGAGTCACAACAAGCTTTGCAAATACAGATTACTCCCGAAATTATTGAGCAATTTGATATTTACTTTACCTTTTACGATCGCTCAAGTTTACCGATAACTTGGCGCATCATTACTGACTCAGAATATTTACTCCAGCCACAGGATAGAAACGGTTATTTTCTACTGAGAATTCGACCTAAACCAGAACATTCGGCAACTACTATTCAGGCAAAATCACAATTAATCGAGACCAATAAATCTATTCAACGTTGGCAGATTAGTGCTCTTAGTTCTTAGCTTGATTTCAACCCAAATTCAGCAAACCTTTTGCGATCAGCTTCACGACATTTCAAAAAAACTGGTTGATAAACTTGTTTTATTTCCATTTGCAGAAAAATCTGGAATTTTCGATCTAGTTTTGGGGAGTCTGGAGTCAAATAGTCGCCATTCAACTTTATTAAGGTACATTTTGTATGTTGAAAAGGAATCCATTCTGCTAAATCTTGTTGCATGGTAATTACTTGTGGTGCAATGCCCCTTTGAGCTAATCCCCACTCAATCAAGCGATCGCGATTAGTGGTAATAATAATTTGTCCCGATCTAGAGGCAACGGTCTCCGCTAGTTGAAGATGAAAATTGCTGGGAAGTTTGCGCTTGAGCAAATAGTCTTCATCGGTGGGTTCATAATAGTAGCGCATTAAGTTAACTACCGCTGCGGGAGTTTTTGCCATTAGATGAATTAATTCCCAGGTATCTGTAGGAGTATCAATATTCCCCTCGATAGTTTGCAGCTTAACAATGAGATGTTCTCGAATCTCCTCTGTAGTTGGGATTCCTAGACGTGAAGATTCCTCAGAGCCAACTAGCTTGAGATGTCCTATAATTTTCTGCATCTATTTTTTGGTCATGTTCAAACAAAATTCCAGGGTACACTCGTATTCTCGTGATTGAGCAATATTATATAGCGCTTCTCGAATTAGTGAAGTACACCTCGGTTAAGATAAGTTCGGAGTTCGGAGTTCGGAGTTCGGAAAATTTTGTACCTCACCTATTTGAGAAAGCCTATAACCAAAGCTATTAATTGTTATAGCAATACGGACTTGCATTAGGACACTCATTACTCATTACTCATTACTCATTACTTACGAGCAATCAAATAAACTTGTCCTAATACAACTAACTTTATACGGCTATAGTTTTGATAGGTGGCAATCGATGGATTAATTATGAAGAATGATTTTTATTACATTTTTGACTACGATAAAAATTGCTTAATTTAGTGGGAGAAACCCCCAAATAGTAGCCAATAATTATTAACTGATTAATTAAAGTGGTTTTCCAAACTCCTAACTTTTGCCATCGCCGACTAGAAGTAGTTACTGCGCCAGGGGCGAGCGCAATTTTTCCTTGTCGCTTAAGTCGTTTGATAAATTCAAAATCCTCCATAATCGGTAAATCCGAATATCCACCCATGTCTTTAAAGACCTGTTTAGTGATAAAAATTGCCTGATCACCGTAGGGAAGAGAAAATAAATGCGATCGCATTTTGACTAGCATTTCAATCCAACGTAGAGAGCGCTCTGCTCCATCAATAGTCAATTCAAATGCCCCTGCAATCACATCTGGCTGTTCTAAAGTATTAGAAACTAAATCATCAAAATCTGGGGGCAGTTGGGTGTCAATATGGAGAAATAGCAGAATCTCTCCCTGAGCAATATTTGCTCCTGCATTCATCTGGGCAGCTCTTCCCCGACCAACAAGAGAAATAACCCTAACTCCCATTTGCTGAGCTAAGGTTACGGTCTCATCGACACTACCTCCATCAACCACAATAATTTCCAGAGCAGAATCTCGTTGAAGTCCTCGTAGAGTAGTTTGAATAATTGCTGCTTCGTTAAGTACTGGGATAATAATGCTAATAATATCTTTAGCCATGTTTCAAGAATGAGGAACAACCTAACTCCTAACTATCAACGATTAACGATTAACCATTATCTCCTCAAGATTTTCTCGGTTTTCTTAATACTATTCAGTTGCGTTACACCAGCCATTGCGTCACCGATTCAAGAGCGTCTTCAACAATTTCCCCAATGGAATAATAAACCGCCAGTACAGCTTGCTAGAGGAGACTTAGAATATCCCGAGTGGATGGCTGGCACTTGGCAGGTTAATAGCACTCTTGTTGAACAGGTAGCTCCTCTAGCCCCAGATATTGTCACTCCTGGATTTACAGCCAACAAAAATTATCTAGATCGGGCGATCGCGTTTCAGGTTAGATTCGGCAAAGAATATTATTCTGCCCCCAAGGGAATGTTCTCAGCCTTTAACCCTTCTCAGCCTATAATTGTGGCAGATCGAGCTTTTAATGGTAAAAATATCGCTCAGGCATATTTGGGAGATGATAATGTCTATCAGGTAAAAATTGACCCTGATGATCCCAACCAACAGATAACATTTCTGAAGGGAGAGCGAAAGCTAATTTCTAAAATTACAGGACGTGCCAGGGAAATTCCCTCCGACAATCAATTTATCGCCACCGAAGTTACCCAACAGCTATTCAGATCTCCAGAAAGAATTTATCTTAATGAAGTGGAAACTACTTCTAACTATCAGTTACTAGACTCAGGAAATATCAGTGCCGAACAAATTACGGCAATTTATCTCTCCCCACAAGACCCAGATTATTTCACAGCAAGCGATCGCCCGGTGGCACTATATCGATATCATTTAGATTTAACAAAAGCTTTTGAGTAGGTAGGCAGAATAATTTATAAAACCATACTATTAAGCTGTTTCTCTATTCCCTGTTCCCTGTTCCCTATTCTCTTGCTGTAGGCATTTTATATTTAATTGCACCCACCTACTTAGCTTTTAGCTGGAAAATTCACGGCAAATTTTAGTACTTCACCAAAACCCCTGGTTCTCTTTGAATCGGCAGAATATCTAAGATATCTGTCTGAGAACAATATTTAAGGTCTTCATCTCCGTCTAATCCTAAGAGGCGTTGCCCATGGCTACAAAGGCGGAAAACATTTAAAAGATTTTCTTGCCATTGCTGATAAAGAGAGATTGCTCCAATCACTTCGTCATTACCAAATAACTCTAGCTGAGGTACAGCACTTTGCTGAAAAATAGACTGAGCGATCGCCCCTGCACAAGCGGTATCCTCTACGGAATAATCACCCTGCCATCCAGAGCCCACCATCCACACAGTTTTGGGTTGAGTTTCCAATAAATAGTTAACTGCTGCCCGACGATTAATTTGGGCGGCAGTAATCACCTGAGGCGATTTTTCGACTCGTTGTAAAGCCCGAGTACCGTTAGTAGTAGTCAGAAATAATCTTTTACCTTTGACCACTTCTGGAGTACAGGCAAGAGGAGAATTGTCCAAATCAAACCCTTCTACTTTTTCCCCCCCTCGTTCTCCTGCTCTCAGACGCTTTTCTGTTGACCACGAATTCGATTGACGAATCAATTCTTCTATGTTACTAAATGCATGGACGGCTTCTGCACCTGCATCAAGTGCAGTGGCAATTGTAGTGGTTGCTCGCAAAACATCAATCACTACTGCACAGTCTGGTAATAGGTCTGTTGGAGTAAGTTCAGGGGTATGATAGACGAATAATTTCACACTAATACAATTATATATATAGTCAATGAATCAAAACTTACGCAATTATACGTTATTTACCATCTACTCAAATAGTACTTAATCACTAAGTAAACGAAGAAAAATATAAGGGTTTGATGTTTAGTTGCTTAAGCAGAGAAAAGCAAATGGTGATATTTCATTCCATAAACAATATTCATTTTTTAAGGAGCCAAATTATGGAAAGCAGTAATTATCAAATAGCTAATAGGCATCGCTTTTGTTCTATTAAGCTATCTACAGCAGATAAATATATTCGTTTACTATTGGTAGCACTTACTGTAGCTTTACCTAGCAAGATTGCCCTGCAAGCTCAACCAACTCTGGCCCAAGAAACAATCGCCCAATCCCTTTCCTTAGATAAAAATACGATTTACGTCAATCCCAAAACAGGGGATGATTCTCAATCAGGTAAAAATTTATCTCCTTTAAAAACTATTACTCAAGCTTTAAAAATAGCTCCCTCTGGTAGCACAATTAAACTATCTTCAGGAACCTATAGCGAAGAGACTGGAGAAACTTTTCCCTTAATTATTAATAAAGATATTACTCTTCGGGGAAATGCTAAAAGTCAAGGACACCAAATTATTATCAAGGGTAATGGTTATTTTATCAGTCCTACTGGTGCAGGACAAAATGTGGCGATCGCAGCTTTAAAAGATGCGGGTGGCATTACAGGAGTAACTGTTACTAACGATCATTCCCGAGGACATGGTTTATGGATTGAGTCTTCCAGCCCCGAGGTTATCGGTAATACTTTTACTCGTAATGGTAATACTGGGGTTTCAGTTAATGGCAACAGTTCACCACACATAGAGAACAACTATTTTTACAATAATTCCGGCAATGGCTTACTAGTTTACGGCACTTCTCAACCAGAAGTTATTAATAATAGCTTTGAACGAACTGGCTTTGGGGTTAGTATTGTTCAAGATTCTGCTCCCACCCTGACAGGCAATTATTTTAATAGTAATCGTATCGGTATTATCCTTGAGGGTAATTCTCAAGGTATCCTACGGAATAATGAAATTATTAACTCTGGCGAATATGGCTTAACAGCGATCGCGCAATCTAAGGTTGATTTAGGTACGAGTGCCGAGCCAGGAAATAATATCTTTCGCAGCAATCAAAAACTAGACATTCAAAATGCTACTAATAATCAAATAGTCGCAGTCGGCACCAAAGTTAGCGGTCAAACTGAGGGGGATGTTAATTTTTCAAATGGTGAATTTATCGCAATTAATCAGACCAACAATAACGAAGACCTCCCCCCTTTACCTTCTTCTCGATTAGCTCCGAGAGATCGCCCTCTTGAGCCCCTCGATTTGCCTAAACCTGCCGCTACACCTGTAAGATCTTCAGCAACAACAGCTTCCTTACCATCTCCACCACCCCTGCCTAGAGACAATACAAAAAACAAAGAATTGATTTTTACCTCAGCTCCCGATCCTGAAGTTACTTCTAATTCTTACTCTTCATCTCCTGCTCCTGAGCCAGTGCCCTTTCTCCCCGAAATCAGTAATCCAGCATTAAGTTCTAAAAGTTCTCAAATTACTAGTTTATCTGATGTTTTGGGTTCATCTGGTGCTAGTCAAGTTAAATATAAAGTTTTAGTAGAAGCCTTGGGTAAAGATGCGGAAGCTGATGTGCGATCGCTCTATCCTCAAGCTTTTTCTACGGTGTATCAGGGCAAATCTGTCTTGCAAGTAGGAGCCTTTAACAACTGGGATAAAGCTAAACAAGCTATGCGCTCTCTAGAAAACTTAGGTTTAAATACCCATATTTTGGAATAATCTATCTATAATGAACGAATGACTACTAATATATTTTTAATAGTTAGAAAATGATTAGTGATAGATAATTGGCAATAGAGAATAGATAACTACATAGCACGTAATGAAGTTTCGTTTGTCCCGTTTTGTTGCCTATTTAATTACTGTTGCCACTACTACTATTTTTTTATTTTCCGTTATCTCTAACCCTTCTGTTGGGCAAGATACACAATCCCCACCCTCGAAAGAAGAGTTAGGCTCCTCGCCGACTCAAGAGCTAGAAATTGTTGCTGAATTTCCCATAGAACATCCTCCAGGTAATATTGCTATTACTCCCCAAGGAAGGTTGATTATGAGTCAGCATCAGTTTTATGGTGCGCCACTACGGGTGGTAGAAGTAATGGATAATGGGAGTGTTGCAGCTTTTCCTAATGAAGTTTGGAGTAGTGAGCCAAATCCCAATGGAGTAGGGTTGCATACAGTTTTAGGTTTGCGGTCAGATGAAAATGGTGTGGTCTGGATGCTTGATCGTAGTCCTGGAGAAGGACAACCAGGAAAAATTGTAGCTTGGGACTCGATTAACGAAGAATTAGAGCAAGTTATTTATTTGCCAAAGCCAATTATCAGAGATAATCCGTTTTTAAATGATTTAGCTGTTGATCTGAAACATAATGCTATTTACATTACTGATACTGCTACGGGAGATGACTCAGCCTTAATTGTTGTAGATTTGAATACAGGCTTTTCCCGCAGAGTATTAGAAGGAGATCAATCCACGCGTCCTGAAGATATTGACATGGTAATCGATAATCGCACTATTACTTTAGGCGGAGAACCAGCCAGAGTTGGTGCAAACCCGATAACCATCGATCCCGATAACCAGTGGGTATATTACGCGCCGATGAGTGGTACATCTTTGTATCGTATTGCCACAACAGATTTATTAGATGAATCTTTATCATCTAAAGACTTGTCAAGTAAAGTACAACGCTATGGTGACAAACCAATTTGTGACGGAATTACTGTGGATGGTGCAGGTAACGTTTATATTACATCGATTACTGATAATGCGATTGGGGTTACTGATCCTAATGGTGAATATCGCACACTCTATCAAGATGATCGGCTCTTAAGTTGGACTGATGGCATGGCATTTAGCAAGAATAATTATGTGTACGTCACTGTCAGTCAACTGCAAAATTCTCCCCCTCTGAATAATGGCGAAAATGCTTTTCAATCTCCCTTCTATCTGGTGAGATTTCCCGCACTAGCATCCGGTAAAGTTGGTCGATGAAAACCAAACTTACCGTGAATTGATATTGAATCAATTTTCTGAAGCGAGTTTAAATTACATTTAGACGTACAATATCAATCAAAAAATATTACTCATTACTCATTACTTCTGAACCAGTCACTTTTAATGTCCTAACATAATTATGTAGGTTTATATTTGGGTCTGTCATTTTTTCCTTCTATTGATGATAGGCTCTAGAAAAACGACTAAAAATTACATAAACTCTATCAATAGATACAGCATTTCTGGCTTATTCTTGTACTAAATGTTTAAACAGGTGTTTAATAAGAGGTTAACCAAAGGAGATTAAGCATGAACGCATCGGAAAGAGCCAAAGGGTTAAATATTACGACTAAAATTGCCTCTGTGGTTACTTTATTCAAAGCACAGTTTCCCGATGCTAAAGCTGACCTCAAACCCTGGAAAAATGATCCTGATACTCGTGAATTAGTAGATCCTGATTCGATTGATATTGGATTTCATTTTCCTGGCTGGAGTAGACGCTATCAGAGCAACAGTATTTTAGTGCAAATTCGGTTTTATAAAGACCCTTCAGAAGAGTCAGAAAAATTTATTGGCGTTGAGACCTGCGGTTTTAGCCATATAGGGCAAGCATGGAAATTTTCGACAATCGATAATTGGCAATTTGTGGGTCAATGTCAACCAGCTAAAGATGCGGAACAGCAACTTAAGCTATTTTGTCGCCAGGTGTTTGAACTGTTTAAGTAAAGCGATCGCTATTTTTCTCACTCTATTGTCTAGAAACTTTAGTCTGGCTTATTCTCTAAATACGTATAGTTATTAAGACTGCGAGCATAATTCTGTAGAAATTTTTGGGCTTCTTCCTGGTTTATTTGTTGGTTTTGTAGTGCCACTTCAGTGCGATCGCGCATGATTGTGAGTAACTGTTCGCTTTTGTAATGGACGGAGCTTAAAACTTCTCTGACTGTATTTCCCTTGACTATAGAATCTACTTGATAACCATCAGGAGTTATTTTTACATGTGCGACATTAATATCCCCAAAAAGATTATGTAAATTACCCATGATTTCTTGATACGCACCCACTAGGAACATACCAATGTAATATGGACGGAGAGATGATGGTTGAGAATATTCTAATTGGTGCAACTCTAGAACATTTTTGCTCTCTTGACGATTAATAAACCGATCTATTTTGCCGTCGCTGTCACAGGTAATATCTGCTAAAGTTGCTCTAGCGGTGGGTTGTTCATTAAGACGATGAATCGGCATAATGGGAAAAAGTTGGTTTATTGCCCAGGCATCGGGAACAGATTGAAAAATTGATAAATTAACGTAATAAATAGATGCCATTACTTGGGTTAAATCGCCTAAATTATCAGGCACATAATCATAATTGGCAATAATTGCAGCAATCTTATGACAACTGCCCCAGTATAGTTCTTCTATTTTGGCTCGCTCGGCTAAACTTAGATAACCAAAGTTAAATAGGCTAAAGGCTTCTTGTTTAAATTGAAGGGCATCGTTATATGTTTCTTGCAGGTTGCTAGCATCAATTGATTGATAGGTATCCCAGAAATTGCGAATTACTAATGGCGCGCCTTGTTCTGGAGGTTGTATATCAAGAAGAGGAATATTGCTACTGCCTAACACATCAAAAATTAATACTGATTGGTGAGCAGCGATCGCTCTACCACTTTCGCTAACTAAAATTGGCACAGGCACTTCTCCCAGGTCGCAAGCGTCTTTTACTTGTGCCACAATATCGTTAGCATAATTCTGCATATTGTAGTTTTTAGAAGCGTGGAAGTTGGTTTTGGAGCCGTCGTAGTCTACTGCTAGACCTCCTCCGACATTTAAATACTGCATCTGGGCACCAAGTTTAACTAGCTGTACATAAATTTGGCTAGCTTCACGAATGGCATTTTTAATTACATTGATCGCAGAGATTTGTGAGCCGATATGAAAATGTAATAATTGCAAACACTCCAACCTTCCTGCTGTTTCCAGTTGGCGTATCATTTGTAAAATCTCGGCAACGGTCAAACCAAACTTAGCGCGATCGCCTGTAGAATTGCCCCATCTACCTACGCCCTTTGTCTCTAACTTGGCACGTACTCCTATAATCGGTTTGATATCTAACTTTTGACTTATTTCTAGGACTAAATTAAGTTCTCGGGTTTGCTCAATAATAACAATGGCTTTTTGTCCTAGTTTGGTAGCTAACAGTGCAGTTTCGATATATTCCCTATCTTTATAACCATTGCAAATTAACAATGGTTGAATCCCTTCTCCCTCAAATTCTAGATATGCTAATGCAATCATCAATTCTGGTTTGGAACCAGCTTCTAGACCAAAATGATATGGTTTACCGCAGCGGACTAACGCTTCAATGAAATGACGGTTTTGATTACATTTGAGAGGAAAAACCCCTTGATATTTTCCTGGATAATTGTAGCGGGCGATCGCCTGGTTCATAGACTCTTGAAGCCTGACAATTCGATCCTCTAAGATATCTGGAAAGTGGATCATTATTGGCAAATCGATTTGACGCTTTTTCAGAGATTTAACTAATTTGGCTAAATCAAGAGGATTTCCGTAGTTACTGCGAGGCAAGATTGTAACATCACCGGCTTCATTAATGCCAAAATAAGGTTCCCCCCAGCCTTTAAGGTTATACAATTTAGCACTATCTTGGATAGTCCAATTTATCTTTTGTTCTGATACCAAAATTTGTTATTCATTGTTCATTTTTGAAGATATCTTCTTTTTGACACGATTGATATTCGGTGCGATAAACAAAGGAGATATAACTAAAGCGATCACACCTACAATAATCATGCCTATTATCATTACCATGCCATCTACAAAATCTCGAATGTGGATACTTTTGGGTTGTACTTTAGATTTTGCTGATTGATGGGGCAGAGGAGCTTCAATGATTCCTCCAGGAGGGAAAGCCACCCAAACACCGTCTTGTAACTGTCTCGGTTCAGTCCAATTATTTCGAGCACACCATTGTTCGGGATTTTCGTCTTTCATGGCTCATTAACTTGATCTTTATTGTAAATTTTTACTCAATTAAAACCATTAAATTATCTGTAATCAAGCAGGGATTTGTGGTTGAAGTAATTCAGGTAATTCAACTATCAAGCGTAAATATTCATTAGGATAATTAGGATAAGTTACATAAAAAACTAACTACCTAAACTCGACCTTATCCGATTTGGAACCTAAAGTTTCTCAGATAAGATTTTAAGAGATTTAAAGATTAGTAGATAAAAATTATTTTCTCAACCTAACTTTGTTTCTCGATATGGAGTTAGGTGTCATAAGCTGCTTAGCACCTAATTGTTGTCACTGTCAATAGTCGATACTTACTCTACTGGATAAATCAACTATTTTTTTATGGGATAAATCAACTATTATTCATCATAAAGTGCTTCGCCCTAGCTATTAGCTATTAGCTCCAATAAACAACGATTTTGTAGCAAATTATAGCAAAAGAATCGACAATAAGACTTAATCTATAATTTTTTTTAATAGCAAACCAAAGGAGGCATTAAACGACAAATAACTTGTTTTAGTACGATCGCTGTCCAGTCGATATCCGCTTTAGTAGTATCTTTCCCCAAAGTGAGACGAATGCCTCTTTTTGCTGCTTCTGAGTTATAACCCATAGCCAGTAATATTGGACTGGGGTTTAGTTTGCCACTATGACAAGCTGAACCGGCACTGATACCTATCCCTGCCAAGTTTAATTGTCTGACGATGGTTTTTCCTGTTATGTCTTGAGCCTGGGCGGCAAAGTGATCGCTGAGAATTAAACTGACATGATGGGGTAATCGGTAGAATCTATCTCCCGTCGTTTCCAGGCAAGGATAATCTGCCAAAAGATCGAACAGGCGATCGCGCAGTTCTCTTAGACGAGGAGTTTCGATTTCGATCTCAGTTGCAGCTAATTCGGCAGCAACTCCCAAAGCGGCGATCGCAGGTAAAGCTTGAGTTCCCGAGCGAATTTTCGCTTCTTGTCCCCCTCCCCCCAGTAAAGGCACAAGCTTGACACCACTACGAATATATAATGCCCCTGCTCCTTGAATACCATAGATTTTATGTGCCGAAAGAGATAACAGGTCTACTCCTAACTGCTGAACATTGATCGCTAAGCGCCCTGCTACCTGTACTGCATCGGTATGAAACAAGATCCCACGCTCTCTAGTTATCTGAGTGAGTTGTTCAATCGGTTGTAGTGTTCCGACTTCACTTTGTCCGTAGATAATCGAAACTAAAACCGTATTAGTTTGTAGAGATTCATGTAGCTCTAGTGGATTAACTCTGCCATATTTATTAACGGGTAATTTGGTTACTTGCCAACCCCACTTTTGTAGCAGTTTAACTGGCTCATTGATCGCCGAATGTTCCACGCTAGAAATGATGATGTGTTGGGGAATGCGATATTGCCTAGCCACTCCTAGAATAGCCAAATTGTTGGCTTCAGTACCTCCAGAGGTAAAAACAATTGATTCAGGATTAAGAGCGTTAAGTAAACTAGATACTTGTAATCGAGCTGTTTCTAAAACTGTTGCTGCTCTTTGCCCCCAATCGTGGAGACTAGAAGGATTACCCCACTGCTGCTGAAACACATTTTGGGCTGCGGCGATCGCTTCTGGACGCGGTTTAGTCGTCGCACTGTTATCTAAATAAATTTGCATACAGTTAAAGTTTTTTAAATTTTGATCAACGCTCAATTTTATTGAGTAGGGCTAGCTTAACCTCACTTAATTCTATTTTCTCCTGGTATTGGAATTTTAGGCTACATACAAAGAGATATTTTGCAGGGTGAGCGAAATTTACGGTGGCAAAAATTTTAATTGCCGTTACTCGTTACTTTTGACTCGTTACTTAAAGCGACTCTATTATTTAACTCCCACACCTTTTTTCGTTCACCCTATTTTGCATCACATCTCCAAAATTCAAATTCAAATCAGTATTTAAATCAAAACTTAAAACTCAAAATTTCTTAGCAAGAAT
This genomic window contains:
- a CDS encoding DUF6208 family protein — encoded protein: MDKISLLWEIPLALLSFVFYKVMKFIIGNLFTVYLAFDQKKANQWRVLSQKTINAPLVLPVLMTKGPRWNTHAIIGTLGPFTVQESVEIDIETANNSARSWIVAVYSFPGYKTITSLESERINQSDNWHKIPLSPGKYSLAVRYYNRSDTINYPAIKVDKNLYVDTLNVPKNINDYYYDLINAKNWFYSSLHYYIFTILKFRNYLPETFVRREYLPVGAPATHFAYNYLESQQALQIQITPEIIEQFDIYFTFYDRSSLPITWRIITDSEYLLQPQDRNGYFLLRIRPKPEHSATTIQAKSQLIETNKSIQRWQISALSS
- a CDS encoding TIGR04283 family arsenosugar biosynthesis glycosyltransferase produces the protein MAKDIISIIIPVLNEAAIIQTTLRGLQRDSALEIIVVDGGSVDETVTLAQQMGVRVISLVGRGRAAQMNAGANIAQGEILLFLHIDTQLPPDFDDLVSNTLEQPDVIAGAFELTIDGAERSLRWIEMLVKMRSHLFSLPYGDQAIFITKQVFKDMGGYSDLPIMEDFEFIKRLKRQGKIALAPGAVTTSSRRWQKLGVWKTTLINQLIIIGYYLGVSPTKLSNFYRSQKCNKNHSS
- a CDS encoding DUF6816 family protein → MRNNLTPNYQRLTINHYLLKIFSVFLILFSCVTPAIASPIQERLQQFPQWNNKPPVQLARGDLEYPEWMAGTWQVNSTLVEQVAPLAPDIVTPGFTANKNYLDRAIAFQVRFGKEYYSAPKGMFSAFNPSQPIIVADRAFNGKNIAQAYLGDDNVYQVKIDPDDPNQQITFLKGERKLISKITGRAREIPSDNQFIATEVTQQLFRSPERIYLNEVETTSNYQLLDSGNISAEQITAIYLSPQDPDYFTASDRPVALYRYHLDLTKAFE
- a CDS encoding 2-phosphosulfolactate phosphatase family protein, translating into MKLFVYHTPELTPTDLLPDCAVVIDVLRATTTIATALDAGAEAVHAFSNIEELIRQSNSWSTEKRLRAGERGGEKVEGFDLDNSPLACTPEVVKGKRLFLTTTNGTRALQRVEKSPQVITAAQINRRAAVNYLLETQPKTVWMVGSGWQGDYSVEDTACAGAIAQSIFQQSAVPQLELFGNDEVIGAISLYQQWQENLLNVFRLCSHGQRLLGLDGDEDLKYCSQTDILDILPIQREPGVLVKY
- a CDS encoding DUF1565 domain-containing protein, with amino-acid sequence MESSNYQIANRHRFCSIKLSTADKYIRLLLVALTVALPSKIALQAQPTLAQETIAQSLSLDKNTIYVNPKTGDDSQSGKNLSPLKTITQALKIAPSGSTIKLSSGTYSEETGETFPLIINKDITLRGNAKSQGHQIIIKGNGYFISPTGAGQNVAIAALKDAGGITGVTVTNDHSRGHGLWIESSSPEVIGNTFTRNGNTGVSVNGNSSPHIENNYFYNNSGNGLLVYGTSQPEVINNSFERTGFGVSIVQDSAPTLTGNYFNSNRIGIILEGNSQGILRNNEIINSGEYGLTAIAQSKVDLGTSAEPGNNIFRSNQKLDIQNATNNQIVAVGTKVSGQTEGDVNFSNGEFIAINQTNNNEDLPPLPSSRLAPRDRPLEPLDLPKPAATPVRSSATTASLPSPPPLPRDNTKNKELIFTSAPDPEVTSNSYSSSPAPEPVPFLPEISNPALSSKSSQITSLSDVLGSSGASQVKYKVLVEALGKDAEADVRSLYPQAFSTVYQGKSVLQVGAFNNWDKAKQAMRSLENLGLNTHILE
- a CDS encoding L-dopachrome tautomerase-related protein yields the protein MKFRLSRFVAYLITVATTTIFLFSVISNPSVGQDTQSPPSKEELGSSPTQELEIVAEFPIEHPPGNIAITPQGRLIMSQHQFYGAPLRVVEVMDNGSVAAFPNEVWSSEPNPNGVGLHTVLGLRSDENGVVWMLDRSPGEGQPGKIVAWDSINEELEQVIYLPKPIIRDNPFLNDLAVDLKHNAIYITDTATGDDSALIVVDLNTGFSRRVLEGDQSTRPEDIDMVIDNRTITLGGEPARVGANPITIDPDNQWVYYAPMSGTSLYRIATTDLLDESLSSKDLSSKVQRYGDKPICDGITVDGAGNVYITSITDNAIGVTDPNGEYRTLYQDDRLLSWTDGMAFSKNNYVYVTVSQLQNSPPLNNGENAFQSPFYLVRFPALASGKVGR
- the speA gene encoding biosynthetic arginine decarboxylase, with protein sequence MVSEQKINWTIQDSAKLYNLKGWGEPYFGINEAGDVTILPRSNYGNPLDLAKLVKSLKKRQIDLPIMIHFPDILEDRIVRLQESMNQAIARYNYPGKYQGVFPLKCNQNRHFIEALVRCGKPYHFGLEAGSKPELMIALAYLEFEGEGIQPLLICNGYKDREYIETALLATKLGQKAIVIIEQTRELNLVLEISQKLDIKPIIGVRAKLETKGVGRWGNSTGDRAKFGLTVAEILQMIRQLETAGRLECLQLLHFHIGSQISAINVIKNAIREASQIYVQLVKLGAQMQYLNVGGGLAVDYDGSKTNFHASKNYNMQNYANDIVAQVKDACDLGEVPVPILVSESGRAIAAHQSVLIFDVLGSSNIPLLDIQPPEQGAPLVIRNFWDTYQSIDASNLQETYNDALQFKQEAFSLFNFGYLSLAERAKIEELYWGSCHKIAAIIANYDYVPDNLGDLTQVMASIYYVNLSIFQSVPDAWAINQLFPIMPIHRLNEQPTARATLADITCDSDGKIDRFINRQESKNVLELHQLEYSQPSSLRPYYIGMFLVGAYQEIMGNLHNLFGDINVAHVKITPDGYQVDSIVKGNTVREVLSSVHYKSEQLLTIMRDRTEVALQNQQINQEEAQKFLQNYARSLNNYTYLENKPD
- a CDS encoding cysteine desulfurase family protein, translating into MQIYLDNSATTKPRPEAIAAAQNVFQQQWGNPSSLHDWGQRAATVLETARLQVSSLLNALNPESIVFTSGGTEANNLAILGVARQYRIPQHIIISSVEHSAINEPVKLLQKWGWQVTKLPVNKYGRVNPLELHESLQTNTVLVSIIYGQSEVGTLQPIEQLTQITRERGILFHTDAVQVAGRLAINVQQLGVDLLSLSAHKIYGIQGAGALYIRSGVKLVPLLGGGGQEAKIRSGTQALPAIAALGVAAELAATEIEIETPRLRELRDRLFDLLADYPCLETTGDRFYRLPHHVSLILSDHFAAQAQDITGKTIVRQLNLAGIGISAGSACHSGKLNPSPILLAMGYNSEAAKRGIRLTLGKDTTKADIDWTAIVLKQVICRLMPPLVCY